GAAGCGGATGTTATCAAGGGCAAGGATACCTTGAGAATCGTCGATGTTCTCCATCATACAGCCGGTTTTAAGCCGGATCCGCAATACCACAATCCAGCTGTTTCAAAGGAACTCTACTCACAGGAGCGGGATAAAACAATTTCTTTCATATCGAAAACACCGCTGACATATGTGCCGGGAACGCAGAACGTATACAGTGATGTCGACTATATGCTGCTCTGTGCGATTGTTGAAAAAATAACGGGTCAGCCGCTTGATACGTATGTTGAAAATGAATTGTACAAGCCGCTTAACTTGAAACATACAAAGTTCAATCCGCTTCAAAAGGGATTCAAGCCAAAGGACTTTGCCGCAACTGAATTGCTTGGCAACACACGGGATGGCGTGATAACTTTCCCTTACATTCGCACATATACCCTTCAAGGGGAGGTCCATGATGAAAAGGCCTTCTACTCGATGGGAGGCGTTTCAGGTCATGCAGGTCTTTTCTCCAATACGGCAGATCTCGCTGTCCTGCTGCAGGTGATGTTGAATGGCGGGGGATACGGCAAGCAGGCGTTTTTTGATCAAGAAACGATCGATGAGTTCGTTGCCCCTTCGGAAATGAATCCGACTTATGGCCTTGGCTGGAGACGAAATGGAGATGCAAGCATGGAGTGGATGTTCAGCCGACATGCGAGTGAGAGTGCCTATGGTCATACAGGGTGGACGGGGACGGTCACGATCATTGATCCTGAAAAAGATTTAGGCATTGTTTTGCTTACGAATAAAAAGCATTCTCCGCTCGTCAATCCTGTAGCGAATAGCAATCAGTTTTTCGGCGACCTCTTTAAAACAGGAAGTTACGGGAGTGTCGTGACGGCAATCTATGAAGCGTTGGAAAGTGATAAAAAATAGAGGCAGTGCACATATATCGACGAAAATAGAAATATATCAACGAATAGTCGAGATATATCGACGAAACGACAAAATATGAGTTTGGACTATTCAAAAAAAGAAGGCTATCACCTGATGTGATAGCCTTTTTCATTATTTCACTATACTTTTTAACACATTATCAATGATTTGTTCATTGGCGATTGCACCCGTATATAACCAGCTTTCGTCAGCGGAAAATTCATGAACATTTCCTGCTTTTACAGCCGGGATGCTTTTCCATAGTGCTTCATTAAGCGCTTTTGAGCCAGTGGATGTATCACTATTGATCAAGAATAGGTGATCGGCGTCCATTTCCACTAACTTCTCTAATGAAATCGCACTCCAGTTTCCTGTTGCACTAGCGGAGATTTCCTTGACGACGCCCGGTTCCTTCAAGCCTAAGTCATCGTACATGACTGCTCCGCTCGATAGGTTGTCGCTAACGACGAAGAACTTGCCGCCGACTAGCCAAACGGCTGCAACGGAAGGATTGTCCGTTTCTTTTTCAAGCGTTTTTTTAGCGTCTGCAGCTTTTGCCTCATACTTTTCTAAAGCCTTTTTGGCTGCATCTTCTTTGCCGAATACTTCTCCAACGCGTTTAAGCTCATCACGCCAGTCATTGTTCACTTCGGTACCGATAACATATGTAGGAGCGATTTTATTATATTGCTCATACTTTCCGCCTTCGACCATGCTTGCAGAGTCCATGATGATCAAGTCCGGTTTCATTTTTTGAACAGCTTCGAATGGAAGGTCGTGTGGAATGGTAGGAATCCCTTCAAGGTCGTCCTGTAAATATCCTTGAATGCTTGCTCCATCTTTTACACTCCATTGCGCGACAGGTTTAACGCCCAATGTGACAAGGTTATCTTCAAGGTATGAAGCGATGACACGCTTCGGCTTGGCGGGAATAACCACCTTATGACCCATTGCATCCGTTAACGTTCTTGTTTTCACTTCTTCTTTGCTTTCTTTATTGGAAGTTTGATCTGTTTTATTTGTCGAAGATTGATTATCCTTCGCTCCTTCATCACCACAAGCAGCCAATGAAATGGCTAACAGTCCAGCGCCCAAAAGTTGCAGCATTTTTTTCTTGCTTATTACGTTATACATTTAAATCCCCCTAAAGATATGATAAAATAATCTATGCATGATAATGATTCTCGATTTCAATTAATTTAAATATAGAAATCACTCATTGTCAATCGTTATTTTTTAGGGGTTTTCCCTTTGGAGAGTAGTTGTACAGATGAATGCAAAAATAAAAATCGACAAGGCACTGCTAAATACATATAAAAATAGAGTAACCAGCTTGGTCATCATGATAGCAGGCCTTGCATGCTTACTCGTTTCGATTGTTGCTTCAATCAATCTCGGTGCCGCCGATTTGAGCTATCGGGATGTATATAACGCATTATTTCAATTCGATGAAGGTAATCCCGCTCATACGATCATTCGGCAATTAAGATTTCCGCGGGCGATTGCAGCGGTATGTGTAGGAGCTGCGTTAGCCGTCTCGGGCGCAATCATGCAGGGAATGACGAGGAATCCATTGGCAGATCCTTCTATAATGGGCGTAACCGCCGGGTCATCGTTTTTCATTGCGATAGCACTTGTGGTCATGCCGGGTATAACGTATTTGGGTTTAATGATGTTCTCTTTTGCCGGGGCAGGGTTGGGCGCAGCATTAGTGTTCGGAATCACATCGTTTTCAAGGGGGGGCATAACGCCTGTCAAGCTTGCACTGGCAGGTTCGGCCATAGCATCCTTGCTTAGCTCGCTGTCAACTGCGGTCGGAATCAAGTTCAATATCTCAAAAGATATTAGCTATTGGTTTGCCGGAGGGGTTTCAAGTGTGCAGCCGCAGCATGTTTTATTTACGCTTCCATTTATCGTGGCGGGTCTATTGGTAGCCTTGGTTCTTTCCCGCTCCATTTCCATTCTTAGCTTAGGGGAAGAGGTGGCAAAGGGACTTGGGCAAAATACCGGCATCGTGAAGCTTATAGGGATGATCGCGGTGCTGCTGCTGACTGGCGCTGCAGTATCGATTGCCGGCATGATTGGGTTCGTAGGCTTGGTCATTCCTCATATCATCAGGTTTTTGGTCGGAAATGATTATAGGCTGATCATCCCTTGTTCGGCCATTCTCGGTGGCGTGCTCTTGCTGGTTGCCGATATCGTCGGACGGATGGTGAATGCACCGTTCGAAACGCCTGTTGGGGCGATCACGGCCATCATTGGCGTTCCCTTTTTCCTTTATTTAGCGCGTAAGGAAGGGAGGGGATTATGATGCCGAAGCAATCTGGACCAAAAGATGGACGGTTTAAGATGCTGCTTGCCTTAACTGGCATGTTAACCGTGCTTGTATTTTTCATTAGCATAAATGCAGGGTACCTCAAGATTCCACTGATGGATGTTATCTCGACATTATTGGGAAATGGCACTGCAGAAAATGAATTGACCATTTTCGATTTCCGTTTGCCGAGGATCGTTCTGGCAATACTTGTAGGCATGGGAATCGCCGTTTCGGGCGCAATATTACAGGGGATTTCCCAAAATCCATTAGCAGACCCTGGCATATTGGGCATTAACTCAGGAGCAGGATTCACGGTCGTACTTTATATGTTCTTTTTCCAAGGAACTGCTTTCTTCAGTGGATGGTCTTCCGTGTTCATCATGCCGCTAACTGCATTGCTTGGTTCCTTCCTTGCCGCATTTTTAATTTATGTGCTTTCTTGGAAAAAGGGGCATGTGACGCCTGCGAGGCTCTTGCTGGTTGGGATAGGCATCAATGCTGCGTTCGGCGCTGGCTTGGTCATTTTCCAAATGAAAATGGAACCGAACAACTTCATGAAAGCATTAATCTGGTTATCAGGAACGATATGGGGAACGAATTGGACGTTTGTCTGGGCGTTATTACCGTGGCTGGTTGTATTGATTCCTTTCGCCATTTATAAATCAAAGGTATTGGACGTCCTGCGCCTAGGTGACTCGATTGCCACAGGCGTCGGTGTCAGGATAGAAAGGGAACGCAGGCTATTATTGATGATTTCCGTGGCATTGGCGGGTGTGTGTGTTTCCGTGGGTGGAGGCATTACCTTTTTAGGCTTGATTGCCCCGCATATGGCAAGAAGGTTAGTAGGGGCTAGACATGCAAGAGTATTGCCATTGACTGCTATGCTGGGTGCGTTATTACTGTTATCCGCCGATACATTGGGACGGGTCATCATGGCCCCGGTGGAACTTCCGGTAGGCATCATCGTCTCGATCCTAGGAGCTCCGTACTTTATTTACTTGCTTGTGAAAAACATTTAAAATTGAGCAACTTGAAGGAGATGCAGTCTGTATTTTTGCAGGCGGCATCTTTTTTAGGTTCCGATGCAAGAGTGAAGCGAAGTGGAAGGAGCGAGCCCAAGGCACACCCCGCCGGAGTCTTCACTACCGCCCCAAAAAAGCAAGTGCCTGCAGCGGAAAGAAACGATTGACTTCCAAATCCTCCACTATGCTGTGTTTTTCTTGATAATGTAGGCGATGGGCCATTTTTTGGATATGCAATCTGTGTGATGTAAGGCTTGCGTCAAAAAGATATCTAAAAAATATGTTGACCGAACGGCTTGTACCCGCTTACAATAATAGTTAGTTATTAGTCAATTTAGAAAATTGAAAAAGAGGTTCTGCATGAGTAAGGAATTCGACAGAAGAATCGGGCGCCATGCAATCATGTACGCGTTTGCGGAAGAAGAGGAAGAAATCTCATTAACAAATGATCTAAAGCGAATGAATTGGCTTTACGGTAAAGGGAAGGTCGGATCGATGGAGCTGCAGAAAATAGTCGCAGCCATTGAGACATCAGCGAAAAGGCTGGGATTAGTCAATCCTGATATATATCGGGAAATGCATGCGCTATATCATGCAATCATCGAGGCCTTGCATGGGGTGACTCGGGGCCAAGTCGAGCTTGGCGGTCTTTTGAGGACGGCAGGACTTCGGTTTGCAATCGTCCGTGGCAGGCCGTTCAAGAACAGTGACGAGGGCGAATGGATAGCGGTCGCCGTGTATGGAACGATTGGAGCGCCGGTTCGGGGATTTGAACATGAAGCGGTTGGCTTGGGAATTAACCACATTTAAATAATTTAAAGCCTATAGTTAATTAGTGAATTAGGGGTGCAGGAAATGATTACATTAACAGGCCAAACTTTAACGATTGAAGATGCGAAGCAGGTATTGTATGGAGGGGCATTTGTCACGGCATCTGCCGAGAGTGTCCAAAAGGTCGAAAAAAGCAGGGAAGCGGTTGAGAATATCGTAAAACAAAAGAAAGTCGTCTATGGGATAACAACAGGTTTCGGAAAATTTAGCGATGTCTTGATTGATGCAGGTGATGCAGAGCAGCTGCAGTGGAATTTGATCCATTCCCATGCATGCGGTGTAGGCGAACCGTTTCCTGAGGTGGTTTCAAGAGCGATGGTCCTTCTCCGTGCCAATGCGCTATTAAAAGGGTTCTCCGGTGTGCGCCCTGTGGTCATCGAACGTTTGATTGAGCTTTTGAATGCCGGGGTCCATCCGGTCATCCCCCAGCAAGGCTCACTTGGGGCGAGTGGCGACTTGGCGCCGCTTTCCCAT
This genomic stretch from Peribacillus muralis harbors:
- the pbp4b gene encoding penicillin binding protein PBP4B encodes the protein MKKWTSCTLSSILAFSLFLPFTSYAQVYPNEETVVRKEEGSSYPVLKKAKKPEDAGFSSERLEKVDRLIEMEVASGFPGAALIVVKDGKIVKNDSYGYKRKFNEHTPLKRFEKMKNDTMFDLASNTKMYATNFALQKLVSEGKIDIQAKVQQYIPEFKDMEADVIKGKDTLRIVDVLHHTAGFKPDPQYHNPAVSKELYSQERDKTISFISKTPLTYVPGTQNVYSDVDYMLLCAIVEKITGQPLDTYVENELYKPLNLKHTKFNPLQKGFKPKDFAATELLGNTRDGVITFPYIRTYTLQGEVHDEKAFYSMGGVSGHAGLFSNTADLAVLLQVMLNGGGYGKQAFFDQETIDEFVAPSEMNPTYGLGWRRNGDASMEWMFSRHASESAYGHTGWTGTVTIIDPEKDLGIVLLTNKKHSPLVNPVANSNQFFGDLFKTGSYGSVVTAIYEALESDKK
- a CDS encoding ABC transporter substrate-binding protein; this translates as MYNVISKKKMLQLLGAGLLAISLAACGDEGAKDNQSSTNKTDQTSNKESKEEVKTRTLTDAMGHKVVIPAKPKRVIASYLEDNLVTLGVKPVAQWSVKDGASIQGYLQDDLEGIPTIPHDLPFEAVQKMKPDLIIMDSASMVEGGKYEQYNKIAPTYVIGTEVNNDWRDELKRVGEVFGKEDAAKKALEKYEAKAADAKKTLEKETDNPSVAAVWLVGGKFFVVSDNLSSGAVMYDDLGLKEPGVVKEISASATGNWSAISLEKLVEMDADHLFLINSDTSTGSKALNEALWKSIPAVKAGNVHEFSADESWLYTGAIANEQIIDNVLKSIVK
- a CDS encoding FecCD family ABC transporter permease, encoding MNAKIKIDKALLNTYKNRVTSLVIMIAGLACLLVSIVASINLGAADLSYRDVYNALFQFDEGNPAHTIIRQLRFPRAIAAVCVGAALAVSGAIMQGMTRNPLADPSIMGVTAGSSFFIAIALVVMPGITYLGLMMFSFAGAGLGAALVFGITSFSRGGITPVKLALAGSAIASLLSSLSTAVGIKFNISKDISYWFAGGVSSVQPQHVLFTLPFIVAGLLVALVLSRSISILSLGEEVAKGLGQNTGIVKLIGMIAVLLLTGAAVSIAGMIGFVGLVIPHIIRFLVGNDYRLIIPCSAILGGVLLLVADIVGRMVNAPFETPVGAITAIIGVPFFLYLARKEGRGL
- a CDS encoding FecCD family ABC transporter permease, whose protein sequence is MPKQSGPKDGRFKMLLALTGMLTVLVFFISINAGYLKIPLMDVISTLLGNGTAENELTIFDFRLPRIVLAILVGMGIAVSGAILQGISQNPLADPGILGINSGAGFTVVLYMFFFQGTAFFSGWSSVFIMPLTALLGSFLAAFLIYVLSWKKGHVTPARLLLVGIGINAAFGAGLVIFQMKMEPNNFMKALIWLSGTIWGTNWTFVWALLPWLVVLIPFAIYKSKVLDVLRLGDSIATGVGVRIERERRLLLMISVALAGVCVSVGGGITFLGLIAPHMARRLVGARHARVLPLTAMLGALLLLSADTLGRVIMAPVELPVGIIVSILGAPYFIYLLVKNI
- the hutP gene encoding hut operon transcriptional regulator HutP; this encodes MSKEFDRRIGRHAIMYAFAEEEEEISLTNDLKRMNWLYGKGKVGSMELQKIVAAIETSAKRLGLVNPDIYREMHALYHAIIEALHGVTRGQVELGGLLRTAGLRFAIVRGRPFKNSDEGEWIAVAVYGTIGAPVRGFEHEAVGLGINHI